From the genome of Yersinia enterocolitica, one region includes:
- a CDS encoding NADH-quinone oxidoreductase subunit NuoE, with protein sequence MVDLAVNAAEPATTTEVFELSAEERDAIEHEKHHYEDARAASIEALKIVQKQRGWVPDGAIHAIAEVLGIPASDVEGVATFYSQIFRQPVGRHVIRYCDSVVCHITGYQGIQAAISKKLSIEPGQTTFDGRFTLLPTCCLGNCDRGPTMMIDDDTHSYLKPEDIEKLLEQYP encoded by the coding sequence GTGGTGGATCTGGCAGTCAATGCGGCTGAACCGGCGACCACAACTGAAGTTTTTGAGTTGAGTGCTGAAGAACGTGATGCTATCGAGCATGAAAAACACCATTACGAAGATGCCCGCGCCGCGTCGATCGAAGCACTGAAAATTGTGCAGAAACAACGTGGTTGGGTGCCGGATGGGGCGATTCACGCCATTGCTGAAGTGCTGGGTATCCCGGCCAGCGATGTCGAAGGTGTGGCCACATTCTACAGTCAGATCTTCCGTCAGCCGGTTGGGCGCCATGTGATCCGTTATTGTGACAGCGTGGTGTGCCACATCACCGGTTATCAAGGGATTCAGGCCGCGATTTCGAAGAAACTCAGTATTGAGCCGGGCCAGACCACGTTTGATGGCCGCTTTACGCTGCTGCCAACCTGCTGCTTGGGCAACTGTGATCGCGGTCCGACCATGATGATCGACGACGATACCCACAGCTATCTGAAACCTGAAGATATTGAGAAGTTACTGGAGCAATATCCATGA
- a CDS encoding NADH-quinone oxidoreductase subunit NuoC/D (NuoCD; NDH-1 shuttles electrons from NADH, via FMN and iron-sulfur (Fe-S) centers, to quinones in the respiratory chain; subunits NuoCD, E, F, and G constitute the peripheral sector of the complex; in Escherichia coli this gene encodes a fusion protein of NuoC and NuoD that are found separate in other organisms) gives MTDLTTSDSTQPAWQTRDHLDDPVISELSNRFGPEAFVVQATRTGMPVVWVKREQLLEVMTFLRKQPKPYVMLFDLHGVDERLRTHRQGLPEADFSVFYHLLSIERNRDIMLKVALSEKDLHVSTATKIFPNANWYERETWEMFGITFDGHPHLTRIMMPQTWEGHPLRKDYPARATEFDPFVLTKQKEDLEMESLTFKPEDWGMKRGTENEDFMFLNLGPNHPSSHGAFRIVLQLDGEEIVDCVPDVGYHHRGAEKMGERQSWHSYIPYTDRIEYLGGCVNEMPYVLAVEKLAGIEVPDRVKTIRVMLSELFRINSHLLYISTFIQDVGAMTPVFFAFTDRQKVYDLVEAITGFRMHPAWFRIGGVAHDLPRGWERLLRDFLDWMPKRLDSYVKAALQNSILKGRSIGVAAYNSKEALEWGVTGAGLRATGVEFDVRKWRPYSGYENFDFEVPVGNNGDCYDRVMLKVEELRQSLRILEQCYKNMPEGPFKADHPLTTPPPKERTLQHIETLITHFLQVSWGPVMPANESFQMVEATKGINSYYLTSDGSTMSYRTRIRTPSYAHLQQIPSVIRGSLVSDLIVYLGSIDFVMSDVDR, from the coding sequence ATGACCGATTTAACGACGTCCGATAGCACTCAGCCTGCATGGCAGACCCGTGACCATCTCGATGATCCGGTGATTAGCGAGCTGTCGAACCGTTTTGGGCCTGAGGCCTTTGTTGTTCAAGCGACCCGTACCGGTATGCCCGTGGTATGGGTAAAGCGTGAGCAATTGCTGGAAGTAATGACGTTCCTGAGAAAACAACCGAAGCCGTATGTCATGCTGTTCGACTTGCATGGTGTCGATGAGCGTCTTCGCACTCACCGCCAGGGCCTCCCTGAAGCGGATTTTTCTGTTTTCTATCATCTGCTTTCCATCGAGCGTAACCGCGACATTATGCTGAAAGTGGCACTGTCTGAAAAAGACTTGCACGTGTCCACAGCGACTAAGATTTTCCCCAATGCTAACTGGTATGAGCGGGAAACTTGGGAAATGTTCGGTATTACCTTCGATGGTCACCCACATCTGACGCGCATCATGATGCCACAGACTTGGGAAGGGCACCCGCTGCGTAAAGATTATCCGGCGCGTGCTACCGAATTCGATCCCTTTGTGCTGACCAAGCAGAAAGAGGATCTGGAGATGGAATCTCTGACCTTCAAACCCGAAGATTGGGGGATGAAGCGCGGCACCGAAAACGAGGACTTTATGTTCCTTAACCTCGGTCCGAACCATCCTTCTTCACATGGTGCGTTCCGTATCGTGTTGCAGCTTGATGGTGAAGAGATTGTCGACTGCGTACCGGATGTGGGTTACCACCACCGTGGTGCGGAGAAGATGGGTGAGCGCCAGTCCTGGCACAGCTACATCCCCTATACCGACCGTATCGAATATCTGGGTGGTTGTGTTAACGAAATGCCTTATGTGCTGGCAGTTGAAAAGCTGGCGGGTATTGAGGTTCCTGATCGCGTTAAAACCATCCGGGTAATGTTGTCTGAATTATTCCGTATCAACAGTCACTTACTGTATATCAGTACCTTTATTCAGGACGTAGGCGCAATGACGCCAGTGTTCTTCGCCTTTACCGATCGTCAGAAAGTGTATGACTTGGTTGAAGCGATTACCGGTTTCCGTATGCATCCGGCCTGGTTCCGTATTGGTGGTGTGGCGCATGATTTACCTCGCGGCTGGGAACGTTTGCTGCGTGACTTCCTTGACTGGATGCCAAAACGGCTCGATTCCTACGTCAAAGCGGCGTTGCAGAACAGTATCCTGAAAGGGCGTTCTATCGGCGTTGCTGCTTACAATTCCAAAGAAGCACTGGAATGGGGGGTGACCGGGGCTGGCCTGCGTGCCACCGGGGTTGAGTTTGACGTGCGTAAATGGCGTCCGTATTCCGGCTATGAAAACTTTGATTTTGAAGTTCCGGTCGGGAATAACGGCGACTGTTATGACCGCGTGATGCTGAAAGTGGAAGAGTTACGTCAAAGCCTGCGCATTCTGGAGCAATGTTATAAAAACATGCCAGAAGGGCCATTTAAGGCTGACCATCCACTGACGACGCCGCCGCCGAAAGAACGTACGCTGCAACATATCGAAACGCTGATTACCCACTTCCTGCAAGTTTCATGGGGTCCGGTAATGCCAGCTAACGAATCATTCCAAATGGTTGAAGCGACCAAAGGGATCAACAGCTACTATCTGACCAGTGACGGCAGCACTATGAGCTATCGCACCCGGATACGTACGCCAAGCTATGCCCATTTGCAGCAGATCCCCTCGGTTATCCGTGGCAGCCTGGTATCTGACCTGATCGTCTATCTGGGCAGTATCGATTTTGTAATGTCTGATGTGGACCGCTAA
- a CDS encoding NADH-quinone oxidoreductase subunit K, translating into MIPLQHGLILAAILFVLGLTGLLIRRNLLFMLISLEVMINAAALAFVVAGSYWGQADGQVMYILAITLAAAEASIGLALLLQLYRRRHTLNIDTVSEMRG; encoded by the coding sequence ATGATCCCTCTACAACATGGCCTGATTCTGGCGGCCATACTGTTTGTGCTAGGGCTGACGGGGTTGCTGATTCGTCGCAATCTGTTGTTTATGCTGATAAGCCTTGAAGTGATGATCAACGCAGCGGCGCTCGCCTTTGTTGTGGCGGGCAGTTATTGGGGTCAGGCTGACGGTCAGGTGATGTATATCCTGGCGATCACGCTGGCAGCAGCGGAGGCCAGTATTGGCTTGGCATTGCTGTTACAGCTATATCGTCGCCGTCATACTCTGAATATCGATACAGTCAGTGAGATGCGCGGATGA
- a CDS encoding NADH-quinone oxidoreductase subunit NuoG (Catalyzes the transfer of electrons from NADH to quinone) translates to MATIHVDGKEYDVNGADNLLQACLSLGLDIPYFCWHPALGSVGACRQCAVKQYQNADDTRGRLVMSCMTPATDGTFISIDDGEAKAFRESVVEWLMTNHPHDCPVCEEGGNCHLQDMTVMTGHSFRRYRFSKRTHQNQDLGPFISHEMNRCIACYRCVRYYKDYADGTDLGVYGAHDNVYFGRTESGTLESEFSGNLVEVCPTGVFTDKTHSERYNRKWDMQFAPSICQQCSVGCNTSPGERYGELRRIENRYNGSVNHYFLCDRGRFGYGYVNLKDRPRQPQQLRGNDWIHLNAEQAMQGAADILRQAKKTIGIGSPRASLESNFALRELVGAENFYTGIAASEQQRLQLMLKVLQEGGVYTPSLREIESYDAVLILGEDLTQTGARIALSVRQAVKGKAREMAAAQKVADWQIAAIMNIGQHAKHPLFITNVDNTRMDDIAAWNYRAPVDDQARLGFAIANALDASSPAVTDLDPALKGKVDIIVQALAGAKKPLIVTGSNAGSEAIIAAAANVATALKSRGSDVGITFVASAANSIGLTMIGGGSLDSALELLTRGDADSVIVMENDLYRHAAQDKVDAALEQAANVIVVDHQRTAIMAKADLILSAASFAESDGTLVNQEGRAQRFFQVYDPTYYDDPKKPENNSIMLESWRWLHSLHSTYTSRHVDWTQLDHVIAACVRALPQLEGIVEAAPDATFRIRGQKLARSPIRYSGRTAMRADISVHEPRQPQDIDTPFAFSMEGNNSPLADRQQIPFAWAPGWNSPQAWNKFQAEVGGSLRFGDPGVRLIEAGEGTLGYFDSVPTAFTAQTDGWQIAPYYHLFGSEEMSQRSDVIQQRMPAPYVMVNPADAATLGVNLGTLVEFNCAGQTLRLPVRLSETLARGQVGLPLGLPGIPPIMVGARVENLREAVL, encoded by the coding sequence ATGGCTACGATACATGTAGACGGCAAAGAATACGACGTAAACGGGGCCGACAACCTGTTACAAGCTTGTCTCTCCCTGGGACTCGATATTCCTTACTTTTGCTGGCATCCGGCGCTGGGAAGCGTCGGTGCTTGCCGCCAATGTGCGGTAAAGCAATACCAAAACGCCGATGATACCCGTGGGCGTTTGGTCATGTCCTGTATGACCCCGGCCACCGATGGAACCTTTATTTCCATTGATGACGGCGAAGCCAAAGCGTTCCGTGAGAGTGTGGTTGAATGGTTGATGACTAACCACCCACACGATTGCCCGGTCTGTGAAGAAGGGGGGAACTGTCATCTGCAAGATATGACAGTGATGACCGGACACAGTTTCCGCCGCTATCGCTTCAGTAAACGTACTCATCAGAATCAGGATCTCGGTCCGTTCATCTCACATGAAATGAACCGCTGTATCGCCTGTTATCGTTGTGTGCGTTACTACAAAGATTACGCTGATGGCACCGATCTGGGTGTTTATGGCGCGCACGACAACGTCTACTTTGGTCGTACTGAGAGTGGCACGCTGGAAAGCGAGTTCTCAGGCAACCTGGTAGAAGTGTGCCCGACCGGGGTATTCACCGATAAAACCCATTCCGAACGTTATAACCGTAAATGGGATATGCAGTTTGCGCCAAGTATCTGCCAGCAGTGCAGTGTGGGGTGTAACACCAGCCCTGGCGAACGCTATGGTGAATTGCGCCGCATCGAGAACCGCTACAACGGCAGCGTCAACCACTACTTTTTGTGTGACCGTGGCCGCTTTGGCTATGGCTATGTCAACCTGAAAGACCGCCCACGTCAGCCACAACAATTGCGTGGTAATGACTGGATCCACCTGAATGCCGAACAGGCAATGCAGGGCGCGGCGGATATTCTACGTCAGGCGAAGAAAACCATCGGTATCGGTTCACCGCGTGCCAGCCTGGAAAGTAACTTTGCGTTACGCGAGCTGGTCGGTGCGGAAAACTTCTATACCGGCATTGCCGCGAGTGAACAACAACGCCTGCAATTGATGCTGAAAGTGCTGCAAGAAGGTGGGGTTTACACACCATCGCTGCGCGAGATTGAAAGCTATGATGCGGTGCTGATTCTGGGTGAAGATTTGACCCAGACTGGCGCACGTATCGCACTGTCTGTCCGTCAGGCGGTGAAAGGTAAAGCCCGTGAAATGGCCGCCGCACAGAAAGTGGCTGACTGGCAAATCGCGGCGATTATGAATATCGGTCAGCACGCTAAACATCCGCTGTTTATCACTAACGTTGATAACACCCGTATGGATGATATCGCGGCGTGGAACTACCGCGCACCGGTGGATGATCAGGCACGTTTAGGCTTTGCTATCGCTAACGCGCTGGATGCGTCGTCACCGGCGGTCACGGATCTGGACCCTGCGCTGAAAGGCAAAGTGGATATCATCGTGCAGGCTCTGGCGGGCGCGAAGAAACCACTGATCGTGACCGGCAGCAATGCAGGCAGCGAAGCCATCATTGCTGCGGCAGCTAACGTGGCAACCGCGCTGAAAAGCCGTGGCTCTGATGTGGGTATCACCTTTGTTGCCAGTGCAGCGAACAGCATCGGCTTGACCATGATTGGCGGCGGCTCACTGGATAGCGCGCTGGAATTGCTGACCCGTGGTGATGCTGACAGCGTTATCGTGATGGAGAACGACCTCTATCGCCATGCGGCGCAAGACAAAGTTGACGCCGCGCTGGAGCAAGCAGCCAACGTGATCGTGGTTGATCATCAACGCACCGCGATCATGGCAAAAGCAGACCTGATTCTGTCTGCCGCCAGCTTTGCTGAAAGCGACGGTACGCTGGTCAATCAGGAAGGCCGCGCTCAGCGTTTCTTCCAGGTTTACGATCCAACCTATTACGACGACCCGAAAAAACCGGAAAACAACAGCATCATGCTGGAAAGCTGGCGCTGGTTGCACTCCTTGCATTCAACTTATACCAGTCGCCATGTAGACTGGACGCAACTGGATCACGTGATTGCGGCTTGTGTTCGCGCATTACCACAGTTGGAAGGTATTGTTGAAGCGGCACCGGATGCGACCTTCCGTATTCGTGGTCAGAAACTGGCGCGTTCACCTATCCGTTACAGTGGCCGCACGGCTATGCGCGCGGATATCAGTGTGCATGAACCGCGTCAGCCACAGGATATCGACACGCCGTTCGCTTTCTCAATGGAAGGGAACAACAGCCCATTGGCCGATCGTCAGCAGATCCCATTTGCTTGGGCACCGGGCTGGAACTCACCGCAGGCATGGAACAAATTCCAGGCTGAAGTGGGGGGGAGCTTGCGCTTTGGTGATCCGGGTGTGCGCCTGATTGAAGCAGGTGAGGGGACGCTTGGTTACTTTGATTCAGTACCGACAGCCTTTACCGCTCAGACTGATGGCTGGCAGATTGCCCCTTACTACCATTTGTTTGGTAGTGAAGAGATGTCGCAGCGCTCAGATGTCATCCAGCAGCGCATGCCAGCACCTTATGTGATGGTCAATCCAGCCGATGCTGCAACGCTCGGGGTTAACCTCGGTACGCTGGTGGAATTCAACTGTGCCGGTCAGACATTGCGTCTGCCAGTGCGCCTGAGTGAAACCTTGGCTCGGGGTCAGGTCGGCTTGCCGCTTGGCTTACCGGGCATTCCGCCGATTATGGTGGGTGCGCGTGTTGAGAATCTGCGGGAGGCAGTATTATGA
- a CDS encoding NADH-quinone oxidoreductase subunit NuoF (part of NADH-ubiquinone oxidoreductase complex I; shuttles electrons from NADH, via FMN and iron-sulfur (Fe-S) centers, to quinones in the respiratory chain; NuoF is part of the soluble NADH dehydrogenase fragment, which represents the electron input part of NADH dehydrogenase) — protein MTTNSGFTKEVIRTPEMHPLTWRLRDDKQPVWLDEYRSKNGYLGAEKALKGMAAPDVVNLVKDAGLKGRGGAGFSTGLKWSLMPKDESMNIRYLLCNADEMEPGTYKDRLLMEQLPHLLVEGMLISAFALKAYRGYIFLRGEYIEAAVHLRRAISEATEAGLLGKNIMGSGFDFELIVHTGAGRYICGEETALINSLEGRRANPRSKPPFPASSGVWGKPTCVNNVETLCNVPAILEHGVDWYQGITAGKSNDAGTKLMGFSGRVKNPGLWELPFGISAREILEDYAGGMRDGLKFKAWQPGGAGTDFLTADHLDLPMDFENIAKAGSRLGTALAMAVDHEIGMVPLVRNLEEFFSRESCGWCTPCRDGLPWSVKILRALERGEGQPGDIETLEQLCRFLGPGKTFCAHAPGAVEPLQSAIKYFREEFEAGIASKDYGNTRAIAGIQPNLLKARW, from the coding sequence ATGACAACTAATTCGGGTTTTACCAAAGAGGTTATTCGCACACCAGAAATGCATCCGCTGACCTGGCGTTTGCGCGATGACAAACAGCCGGTATGGCTGGATGAATATCGCAGCAAAAACGGCTACTTGGGTGCTGAAAAAGCGTTAAAAGGCATGGCAGCCCCTGATGTTGTCAATTTGGTAAAAGACGCTGGCCTGAAAGGGCGCGGCGGCGCAGGCTTTTCCACCGGTTTAAAGTGGAGCCTGATGCCAAAAGACGAAAGCATGAACATCCGCTATCTGCTGTGTAACGCCGATGAAATGGAGCCGGGTACCTATAAAGACCGTCTGCTAATGGAGCAATTGCCTCATCTGCTGGTGGAAGGGATGTTGATCAGTGCATTTGCGCTGAAAGCTTACCGCGGCTACATCTTCCTGCGTGGCGAATATATCGAAGCTGCCGTGCATTTGCGCCGTGCGATTAGCGAAGCAACCGAAGCCGGCTTGCTGGGCAAAAACATCATGGGCAGCGGTTTTGATTTTGAACTGATTGTTCATACCGGTGCTGGCCGTTATATCTGTGGTGAAGAAACCGCCCTGATTAACTCGCTGGAAGGCCGCCGCGCCAATCCACGTTCCAAGCCGCCTTTCCCCGCATCGTCCGGGGTATGGGGCAAACCGACTTGCGTCAATAACGTTGAAACCCTGTGTAACGTTCCGGCCATTCTTGAGCACGGCGTTGACTGGTATCAGGGGATCACGGCGGGTAAGAGTAACGATGCCGGTACCAAACTGATGGGCTTCTCTGGCCGGGTGAAAAACCCAGGTCTGTGGGAACTACCATTTGGTATTTCGGCGCGTGAAATTCTGGAAGATTACGCGGGTGGTATGCGCGATGGCTTGAAGTTCAAAGCCTGGCAGCCGGGTGGGGCAGGGACCGACTTCCTGACCGCTGATCATCTGGATTTACCGATGGACTTCGAGAATATTGCCAAAGCAGGTAGCCGGTTAGGCACTGCACTGGCGATGGCGGTAGACCATGAAATCGGTATGGTGCCGCTGGTGCGCAATCTGGAAGAGTTCTTTTCCCGTGAATCCTGCGGCTGGTGTACCCCTTGCCGCGATGGGTTGCCGTGGAGCGTGAAGATCTTGCGTGCATTGGAGCGCGGCGAAGGTCAGCCGGGCGACATTGAGACGCTGGAACAACTTTGCCGCTTCTTGGGGCCGGGTAAAACCTTCTGTGCTCACGCGCCGGGCGCGGTTGAACCACTACAAAGTGCTATCAAATATTTCCGCGAAGAATTCGAAGCCGGGATCGCAAGTAAAGACTATGGCAATACCCGAGCCATAGCCGGTATTCAACCGAACCTATTAAAAGCGCGCTGGTGA
- a CDS encoding NADH-quinone oxidoreductase subunit J produces MEFAFYIAALVAVVATIRVITHTNPVHALLYLIISLLAISAVFFSLGAYFAGALEIIVYAGAIMVLFVFVVMMLNLGNVEQQERDWLKPSLWIGPGLLALVLLSVLIYAISSVTDSGISGEMVDAKAVGISLFGPYVLAVELASMLLLAGLVVAFHIGREHKPGDVMGASDSAKRKTEEQA; encoded by the coding sequence ATGGAATTTGCATTTTATATTGCAGCATTGGTGGCAGTGGTGGCGACTATTCGCGTCATCACTCACACCAACCCGGTACATGCTCTGCTGTACCTGATTATCTCTTTACTGGCTATCTCGGCGGTGTTTTTCTCGCTGGGTGCTTATTTCGCCGGTGCGCTGGAAATCATCGTCTACGCCGGGGCCATTATGGTGCTGTTCGTGTTCGTGGTGATGATGCTGAACTTGGGCAACGTCGAACAACAAGAGCGCGACTGGCTGAAACCGAGTTTGTGGATTGGCCCCGGCTTGCTAGCACTGGTGCTGCTGTCGGTACTGATTTATGCCATCAGTTCAGTGACTGATTCCGGTATTAGCGGTGAAATGGTCGATGCCAAAGCTGTGGGTATCAGCCTGTTTGGTCCTTATGTGCTGGCAGTTGAACTGGCGTCAATGTTGTTGCTGGCCGGTCTGGTGGTTGCCTTCCATATCGGGCGCGAACATAAGCCGGGTGACGTGATGGGCGCGAGCGACAGCGCGAAAAGAAAAACGGAGGAACAAGCATGA
- a CDS encoding NADH-quinone oxidoreductase subunit NuoH, with protein MSWFTPELIEILISVLKAVVILLVVVTCGAFMSFGERRLLGLFQNRYGPNRVGWGGSLQLVADMIKMFFKEDWVPRFSDKAIFTLAPVIAFTSLLLSFAIVPVSPTWAVADLNIGILFFLMMAGLTVYAVLFAGWSSNNKYSLLGAMRASAQTLSYEVFLGLSLMGVVAQAGSFNMQDIVNSQEHVWNVIPQFFGFLTFAIAGVAVCHRHPFDQPEAEQELADGYHIEYSGMKFGLFFVGEYIGIVTVSALIVTLFFGGWQGPFLPPFIWFALKTAFFMVMFILIRASLPRPRYDQVMSFGWKVCLPLTLLNLLATAAVILYNAQ; from the coding sequence ATGAGCTGGTTTACCCCTGAATTGATTGAGATTTTAATCTCTGTCCTGAAAGCGGTAGTGATTCTGTTGGTGGTGGTGACCTGCGGCGCATTTATGAGCTTCGGCGAGCGCCGCCTGCTGGGCTTGTTCCAGAACCGTTACGGGCCAAACCGTGTCGGTTGGGGCGGGTCATTGCAGTTGGTTGCTGACATGATCAAAATGTTCTTCAAAGAGGACTGGGTTCCGCGCTTCTCCGACAAGGCTATCTTTACATTGGCCCCGGTGATTGCCTTTACCTCACTACTGCTCTCTTTCGCCATCGTCCCGGTCAGCCCGACCTGGGCGGTTGCGGATCTTAATATCGGTATTCTGTTCTTTCTGATGATGGCCGGGCTGACGGTATATGCCGTGCTGTTTGCCGGTTGGTCCAGTAATAACAAATATTCTCTGTTAGGGGCGATGCGTGCATCTGCGCAAACCCTGAGCTACGAAGTGTTCCTCGGCTTATCATTGATGGGCGTAGTCGCACAGGCGGGTTCGTTCAATATGCAGGATATTGTTAACTCTCAGGAACACGTCTGGAATGTGATTCCGCAATTCTTTGGTTTTCTGACCTTTGCCATTGCGGGTGTTGCAGTATGTCACCGTCATCCCTTTGACCAGCCAGAAGCTGAACAAGAGCTGGCCGATGGTTACCACATTGAATATTCCGGTATGAAATTCGGTCTGTTCTTCGTCGGTGAATATATCGGTATCGTGACCGTCTCTGCTCTGATAGTCACTCTGTTCTTCGGTGGTTGGCAAGGTCCGTTCCTGCCGCCATTTATCTGGTTTGCGCTGAAAACGGCTTTCTTCATGGTGATGTTCATTCTGATCCGTGCATCCTTGCCGCGCCCACGTTATGACCAAGTGATGTCATTCGGCTGGAAAGTTTGCCTGCCGTTGACCCTGCTGAATCTGCTGGCGACTGCCGCGGTCATTTTGTACAACGCTCAATAA
- a CDS encoding NADH-quinone oxidoreductase subunit NuoI, which translates to MTLKELVVGFGTQVRSLWMIGLHAFHKRETQMYPEEPVYLPPRYRGRIVLTRDPDGEERCVACNLCAVACPVGCISLQKAEHKDGRWYPEFFRINFSRCIFCGLCEEACPTTAIQLTPDFEMGEFKRQDLVYEKEDLLISGPGKYPEYNFYRMSGMAVDGKQKGEAENEAKPIDVKGLMP; encoded by the coding sequence ATGACGTTGAAAGAGTTAGTGGTTGGTTTCGGCACCCAAGTGCGCAGCCTGTGGATGATTGGCCTTCATGCCTTCCACAAGCGTGAAACCCAAATGTATCCTGAAGAGCCGGTTTACCTGCCGCCGCGCTACCGTGGTCGTATCGTGTTAACGCGTGACCCTGACGGTGAAGAGCGCTGCGTTGCTTGTAATCTGTGTGCTGTTGCTTGTCCGGTTGGCTGTATCTCATTACAGAAAGCTGAGCACAAAGATGGCCGCTGGTATCCTGAGTTCTTCCGTATCAACTTCTCCCGCTGCATTTTCTGTGGTTTGTGTGAAGAGGCTTGCCCAACAACTGCTATCCAGCTAACGCCGGATTTCGAAATGGGTGAATTTAAGCGTCAGGATCTGGTGTATGAGAAAGAAGACTTGTTGATCTCCGGCCCGGGTAAATATCCTGAATATAACTTCTACCGGATGTCCGGTATGGCAGTAGACGGCAAGCAGAAAGGCGAAGCCGAAAACGAAGCCAAACCGATTGACGTTAAAGGTCTGATGCCTTAG